Proteins encoded in a region of the Micropterus dolomieu isolate WLL.071019.BEF.003 ecotype Adirondacks linkage group LG09, ASM2129224v1, whole genome shotgun sequence genome:
- the LOC123976633 gene encoding transmembrane protein 42 — protein sequence MMCLINMFPGVFYALLAGFLGAVASSSAKLSLGADYLKGVCETGLRTWGEQRKFRQADETTACDRLHIPLRLLCGGLLFTCNAVMWTFLAKALRYSSSSTRTTVTTTASNFISSAFLGQLIFGEAQITLWWVGISLTFSGLLVLQRVSPQEQNAVAEKDE from the exons ATGATGTGCCTCATCAACATGTTTCCGGGAGTTTTCTATGCACTGCTGGCGGGTTTCCTCGGGGCCGTGGCGTCGTCGTCGGCCAAGCTGTCCCTCGGAGCCGACTATCTGAAGGGAGTCTGTGAAACCGGACTCCGGACGTGGGGAGAGCAGCGAAAATTTAGACAAGCGGACGAAACTACAGCCTGTGACCGG ctcCACATCCCTTTGAGGTTGCTGTGCGGCGGGCTGCTTTTCACCTGCAATGCTGTGATGTGGACCTTTCTTGCCAAAGCACTCAGgtattcctcctcctccacccgaACCACTGTGACCACGACCGCCTCCAACTTCATATCTTCC GCTTTCCTGGGCCAGCTGATCTTTGGTGAAGCACAGATAACACTGTGGTGGGTTGGGATCTCTCTGACCTTCTCTGGTCTGTTGGTACTGCAGAGGGTTTCACCACAGGAACAGAATGCAGTTGCCGAGAAGGACGAATAA
- the zdhhc3b gene encoding palmitoyltransferase ZDHHC3 yields MLSPAHRTRDIERQAGYLKPEHCAPPPPSTGSNTMWFIRDGCGIVCGVITWFLVFYAEFVVVFVMLLPAKNVAYSLFNGVIFNGLAFLALASHAKAMCTDPGAVPKGNATKEFIESLQLKPGQVVYKCPKCCSIKPDRAHHCSVCKRCIKKMDHHCPWVNNCVGESNQKYFVLFTMYIALISFHSLVMVAFHFVFCIEEDWTKCSSFSPPATVVLLILLCFEGLLFLIFTAVMFGTQVHSICTDETGIEQLKKEERRWAKKSKWMNLKVVFGHPFSIAWLSPFAPPDHGKADLYQYIV; encoded by the exons ATGTTGAGCCCGGCGCACCGCACCAGGGACATCGAGCGCCAAGCTGGCTACCTGAAGCCCGAGCACTGCGCCCCTCCCCCGCCCAGCACAGGCTCCAACACCATGTGGTTCATCCGCGACGGCTGTGGCATCGTGTGCGGCGTCATCACCTGGTTCCTGGTCTTCTACGCCGAGTTTGTGGTGGTGTTTGTCATGCTGCTGCCTGCAAAGAACGTGGCCTACAGCCTCTTCAATGGGGTGATCTTCAACGGCCTCGCTTTCCTCGCCCTCGCCTCCCACGCCAAGGCGATGTGCACAGACCCG ggAGCCGTGCCTAAAGGGAATGCTACCAAAGAGTTCATTGAAAGCCTGCAGCTAAAACCAGGACAGGTGGTGTACAAGTGTCCCAAGTGCTGCAGCATCAAGCCCGACAGAGCTCACCACTGCAG TGTGTGCAAACGCTGCATCAAAAAGATGGACCACCACTGTCCCTGGGTGAACAACTGTGTCGGAGAGAGCAACCAAAAGTACTTTGTCCTCTTCACA ATGTATATTGCACTAATATCCTTCCATTCACTAGTCATGGTGGCcttccattttgttttctgcattGAAGAAGACTGGACAA aATGCAGTAGCTTCTCTCCACCAGCAACTGtcgtcctcctcatcctcctctgctTCGAGGGTCTTCTCTTTCTGATCTTCACTGCAGTCATGTTTGGGACGCAGGTCCACTCCATCTGTACCGATGAGACA GGTATCGAACAGctaaagaaggaggagagacGATGGGCCAAAAAGTCAAAATGGATGAATCTGAAGGTGGTATTTGGCCATCCATTCTCCATAGCCTGGCTGAGCCCCTTTGCACCACCCGACCACGGCAAGGCAGACTTGTACCAGTACATTGTGTGA